A window of Hevea brasiliensis isolate MT/VB/25A 57/8 chromosome 14, ASM3005281v1, whole genome shotgun sequence contains these coding sequences:
- the LOC110633943 gene encoding putative disease resistance protein RGA3: MAELILSLVVDATLSRVASLMTDEIITAWNLKDDLKGLQESLTMIRAVLEDAEEQQTKKASVRLWLKKLKDVAYDAEDVLDELAYEDLRRKVEMQDQLEREVRNFFSFSRGARYVKKTAWHVKMVHKVRKINESLNKIRNEAMGFGLQVLSRDRIMPRINLDRLTDSVLDNPVVGREADACKIVNLLSCSCDRQILTIVPIVGMGGLGKTTLAKLVCQEVTKKRLFDLKIWVCVSDHFDYARILGEMLQTLNGNMGGVTNIDAILEHLTKALEGKKFILVLDDVWNEVSKRWNDLMTRLVRISRNNGNAIVVTTRSQEVASIVETSTHYRHKLDLLSDDGCWSIMKERALGRGATSIPSDLEGIGKEIAKKCRGVPLVAKVLGGTMGLKRDKKAWLSIKDNNVLNATDNEDNVESILKLSFDHLPSDLKSCFAYCSIFPKDFTIEKEQLIQLWMAEGLLGSSNEDEGNMYFNALLQNSFLQDVEMDDFRNIIWCKMHDLVHDLALSLSKSETLTLENCSVGNDDIIRRSYVTRQNVKSLMAASKDSVKKLRSLFIKDDLLDESWKLKSLRALDLDDDDIVELPSSIGKLKHLRYLNISGTKIKVLPESITKLYNLQTLKFLYCDSLKEIPRNKICNLISLSHIEFSYDRHMPSMVGRLTCLETLSLFVVGEDRGGSIEELEYLNQLSGELEINHLEEVRDKEAARKSNLHGKTKLKALRFKWSPTRESGRNDEEVLECLEPHPNIERIMINDYLGEKFPPWLYMMKISSEGDSFTVFNNLVELKLMNCKWCEELPRLGHLPRLKQLYIEGVDKVRRIESEFYGVDSGSTSNGGRSFPALKRLHFLFMESLVEWKAPPVDEGDESSVFPCLEELTRVYCPQLTKIPLSNLSSLQILRIESCYELLFDEVHSFLSLKSIAIEECKKLTCLPSGLKSSASLESLKISGCEGLASVSQYLGELFSLNELQITFCPSLSLFPETILGGLTRLRSLTIGKFSEESDSFSYLNSIQDLPSLESLTIYGDCRGTIKSLPDQLQSLTALNSLSISYFNGVEVLPEWLGNLSSLQSLVIWYCKNLKYLPTATAMQRLSKLRNLSIFYCNLLGANCAKGSGSEWSKISHIANLHISYL; encoded by the exons ATGGCTGAATTGATCCTCAGTTTAGTGGTGGACGCAACTCTGTCCAGGGTGGCTTCGCTCATGACTGATGAAATCATCACTGCTTGGAATCTAAAGGACGACTTGAAAGGCCTTCAAGAATCCCTCACCATGATTCGTGCTGTGCTTGAAGATGCAGAGGAACAACAAACCAAGAAAGCATCTGTGAGGCTTTGGCTGAAGAAGCTCAAAGATGTAGCTTATGATGCTGAAGACGTGCTCGATGAATTAGCGTACGAGGATCTTCGACGAAAGGTTGAGATGCAAGACCAACTAGAAAGGGAGGTACGCAACTTTTTTTCATTCTCCAGAGGCGCTCGTTATGTCAAAAAGACTGCATGGCATGTCAAAATGGTCCACAAAGTTAGGAAAATAAATGAGTCGTTGAATAAGATTAGGAATGAAGCTATGGGTTTTGGACTTCAAGTCCTATCTAGAGATAGAATAATGCCTCGAATCAATTTGGATCGGTTGACAGACTCAGTCCTTGACAACCCAGTTGTTGGAAGGGAAGCTGATGCCTGTAAAATTGTGAACTTGCTGAGTTGTTCCTGTGACCGACAAATTCTTACCATTGTACCAATAGTAGGCATGGGCGGCCTCGGAAAAACAACTTTAGCTAAACTGGTGTGTCAAGAAGTGACAAAAAAAAGGCTTTTTGATCTTAAAATATGGGTCTGTGTCTCTGATCACTTTGATTATGCAAGAATTTTAGGGGAAATGCTGCAAACTCTCAATGGAAATATGGGTGGGGTGACCAACATTGATGCAATACTTGAACATCTTACAAAGGCGTTGGAGGGCAAAAAGTTTATCCTTGTTCTTGATGATGTGTGGAATGAGGTATCAAAGAGGTGGAATGATTTAATGACTCGTTTGGTAAGAATTAGTAGAAACAACGGAAATGCTATTGTTGTCACAACTCGTAGCCAGGAAGTAGCATCAATAGTGGAGACTTCTACTCATTATAGGCATAAACTGGATTTGTTGTCTGATGATGGATGTTGGTCTATTATGAAGGAAAGGGCACTTGGACGTGGAGCAACTTCAATTCCCTCAGACTTGGAGGGAATTGGAAAGGAGATTGCCAAAAAATGTAGAGGAGTGCCACTAGTTGCAAAAGTTTTAGGTGGGACGATGGGTTTGAAAAGGGATAAGAAAGCATGGTTGTCAATTAAAGATAATAATGTTTTGAATGCAACTGATAACGAGGATAACGTTGAGTCTATACTAAAACTAAGTTTTGATCACTTGCCTTCAGACCTGAAATCATGTTTTGCATACTGTTCAATTTTCCCAAAAGATTTTACGATTGAAAAAGAACAATTAATTCAGCTTTGGATGGCTGAAGGTCTTCTTGGGTCATCTAATGAAGATGAGGGCAACATGTATTTTAATGCCTTACTTCAGAACTCCTTTTTGCAAGATGTGGAAATGGATGATTTTAGGAATATTATATGGTGCAAGATGCATGACCTTGTGCATGATCTTGCATTGTCTCTTTCAAAGTCTGAAACATTGACTTTAGAAAATTGTTCGGTCGGCAATGATGACATAATTCGTCGTTCATACGTAACTAGGCAAAATGTAAAAAGTTTAATGGCAGCTTCAAAAGATAGTGTTAAGAAGTTGCGTAGTTTATTCATAAAGGATGATCTCCTTGATGAGTCATGGAAGTTGAAAAGCTTGCGGGCCCTGGACTTGGATGATGACGATATTGTAGAGTTGCCGTCTTCAATTGGCAAGTTGAAACATTTGAGATATCTTAACATATCAGGGACTAAAATCAAAGTGTTGCCTGAATCCATAACCAAGCTCTACAATTTGCAAACATTGAAATTCCTTTACTGTGATTCACTTAAGGAGATTCCTAGAAATAAAATATGCAATCTGATCAGCTTGAGTCACATTGAATTTTCTTATGATCGTCATATGCCATCTATGGTGGGGCGTTTAACATGTCTCGAAACACTCTCATTATTTGTTGTGGGTGAAGATAGGGGAGGTAGCATTGAAGAACTAGAATACTTAAACCAACTAAGCGGGGAGTTGGAAATAAATCATCTTGAGGAGGTGAGAGACAAAGAAGCAGCTAGGAAGTCAAATCTGCATGGGAAAACGAAATTAAAAGCCCTGCGATTTAAATGGAGTCCTACAAGAGAAAGTGGCCGCAATGATGAAGAAGTGTTGGAATGTCTTGAGCCTCACCCAAACATAGAGAGAATAATGATAAACGATTATTTGGGTGAAAAGTTCCCGCCATGGCTGTATATGATGAAAATTTCTAGTGAAGGTGATTCTTTCACTGTATTCAATAATTTGGTGGAACTTAAATTGATGAACTGTAAGTGGTGTGAAGAACTCCCAAGACTTGGACATCTTCCTCGTCTTAAACAACTTTATATAGAAGGAGTGGATAAGGTGAGAAGAATAGAGAGTGAATTCTATGGTGTTGACAGTGGAAGCACAAGCAATGGAGGGAGATCATTTCCGGCATTAAAgcgattgcattttctttttatggAGAGTTTAGTAGAATGGAAGGCACCCCCAGTGGATGAAGGAGACGAATCATCTGTATTTCCATGCCTTGAAGAATTGACCAGAGTTTATTGTCCTCAGTTGACAAAAATCCCATTAAGCAATCTTTCATCGCTTCAAATTCTGAGAATAGAATCTTGTTACGAATTATTATTTGATGAAGTACACTCCTTCCTGTCTCTTAAAAGCATTGCAATAGAAGAGTGTAAAAAATTAACTTGTCTTCCAAGTGGGCTGAAATCCTCTGCTTCTCTGGAATCATTGAAAATATCTGGATGTGAAGGGCTGGCATCTGTTTCCCAATATTTAGGCGAATTGTTTTCTCTTAATGAATTGCAAATAACATTTTGTCCGAGTCTGAGTTTATTTCCAGAGACCAtattaggtgggctcacccgatTGAGGAGTTTAACAATTGGTAAATTCTCGGAGGAGTCGGATTCTTTCTCTTATCTAAATTCAATCCAAGACCTTCcatcccttgaatccttaactatATATGGGGATTGTAGAGGTACAATCAAGTCTCTACCAGATCAACTTCAAAGCCTCACTGCCCTAAACTCATTGTCTATATCGTATTTCAATGGAGTAGAAGTTTTGCCGGAGTGGTTAGGCAACCTTTCGTCTCTTCAATCCCTTGTAATTTggtattgtaagaatttgaagtatctACCTACAGCCACAGCCATGCAACGCCTCTCCAAATTAAGGAATCTCTCTATTTTCTATTGTAACCTTCTTGGGGCAAATTGCGCCAAGGGTAGTGGCTCTGAGTGGTCAAAGATTTCTCATATCGCAAACCTACACATAA GTTATTTATGA
- the LOC110633901 gene encoding disease resistance protein RGA2, whose amino-acid sequence MAHKVRKINDSLNKIKNEAIGFGLQVLSRDRIMPQMDLDQVTDSVLDNPVVGREADVFKIVNLLSCSSDQQVLTIVPIVSMGGLGKTALAKLACQEVIEKRLFDLQIWVCVSDHFDCARILGEMLQTLNANTGGMTNKDSILQQLEKELENKKFLLVLDDVWNNESERWNELKTRLIRISRNSGNAILVTTRSEKVASIVETSTHCSHTLNLLSDDECWSIMKERAFGSEPIPLDLECIGKEIAKKCGGVPLVAKVLGGTMGLKRDKEAWLSIKSNNVLNASDNKDNTESILKLSFDHLPPYLKSCFAYCSIFPKDFRIKKEELIQLRMAEGLLGLSNEDEGNMYYNALLQNSLFQDVERDEFGNIIACKMHDLVHDLALSLSKSETLNLENCSIGDDISCVRRSYVDSQNATILMAVSKGNVKKLRSLFIKDDVFDESWKMKSLQALNLNGAYIEKLPSSVGKLKHLRYLDISWTDIKVLPESITKLYNLQTLIFLRCYSLKEVPRNKICNLISLRHIEFDDDDHMPSMMGSLTCLQTLRLFVVGPNRGGSIQELEFLNQLSGELEIKYLEEVRDKEEAKKSNLQGKTKLKALRFVWSYRAVISSNDEQVLESLEPHPNIERIRIYNYLGEKFPPWLYMMKILSEGDSFIVFDKLMELHLVDCKWCDELPRLGHLRHLKMLEIGGMHKISCIGNEFYSIDGRNTSHAGRLFPALEQLSIYDMESLVEWKAPPVDEGGESSVFSCLEELSIFICPRLRKIPLSNLSLLRRLSIKACNELLFDEVHSFPSLKSITIGECSKLTYLPSGLKSSTSLESLEIYSCEGLTSISKYLGELHYLNNLQIMECQNFSYFPETILAGLSLTRLRNLQVGSFLEELDSFPFLNSIQELSSLECLTIFGDHGGRIKSLPDQLQCLTGLNSLSICSFKGVEALPEWLGNLLSLQFLEIWNCDNLKYLPTATAMQRLSKLRKLNIFGCSVPRENCAKGSGSEWSKICHIPDTNIW is encoded by the exons ATGGCCCACAAAGTTAGGAAAATAAATGACTCATTGAATAAGATTAAGAATGAAGCTATAGGTTTTGGACTTCAAGTCCTGTCTAGAGATAGAATAATGCCTCAAATGGACTTGGATCAAGTGACAGACTCGGTCCTAGACAACCCAGTTGTGGGGAGAGAAGCTGATGTCTTTAAAATTGTGAATTTGCTGAGTTGTTCGAGTGACCAACAAGTTCTTACCATTGTACCCATAGTGAGCATGGGTGGTCTTGGAAAGACAGCCTTGGCTAAACTGGCGTGTCAAGAAGTAATAGAAAAAAGGCTTTTTGATCTTCAAATATGGGTCTGTGTCTCTGATCACTTTGATTGCGCAAGAATTTTAGGGGAAATGCTACAAACTCTCAATGCAAATACGGGTGGGATGACCAACAAAGATTCAATACTTCAACAGCTTGAAAAGGAATTGGAGAACAAAAAGTTTCTACTTGTTCTTGATGATGTTTGGAATAATGAATCTGAGAGGTGGAATGAGTTGAAGACTCGTTTGATAAGAATTAGTAGAAACAGTGGAAATGCTATTCTTGTCACAACTCGCAGCGAGAAAGTGGCATCAATAGTGGAGACTTCTACTCATTGTAGTCATACACTGAATTTGTTGTCTGATGACGAATGTTGGTCTATTATGAAGGAAAGGGCATTTGGAAGTGAACCAATCCCCTTAGACTTGGAGTGCATTGGAAAGGAGATTGCAAAAAAATGTGGAGGAGTGCCATTAGTTGCAAAAGTTTTAGGTGGGACGATGGGTTTGAAAAGGGACAAGGAAGCATGGTTGTCAATTAAAAGTAATAACGTTTTGAATGCATCAGATAATAAGGATAACACTGAGTCTATACTAAAATTGAGTTTTGATCACTTGCCTCCATATTTGAAGTCATGTTTTGCATACTGTTCAATTTTCCCAAAGGATTTTAGGATTAAAAAAGAAGAATTAATTCAGCTTCGGATGGCCGAAGGTCTTCTTGGGTTATCTAATGAAGATGAGGGCAACATGTATTATAATGCCTTACTTCAAAATTCCTTGTTCCAAGATGTGGAAAGGGATGAATTTGGGAATATTATAGCATGCAAGATGCATGACCTTGTGCATGATCTTGCGTTGTCTCTTTCAAAGTCTGAAACATTGAATTTGGAAAACTGTTCCATTGGTGATGACATATCATGCGTTCGTCGATCATATGTAGATAGTCAAAATGCAACAATTTTAATGGCAGTTTCAAAAGGTAATGTTAAGAAGTTGCGTAGTTTATTCATAAAAGATGATGTCTTTGATGAGTCGTGGAAGATGAAAAGCTTGCAAGCTCTAAACTTGAATGGTGCTTATATTGAAAAGTTGCCTTCTTCAGTTGGCAAGTTGAAACATTTGAGATATCTTGACATCTCATGGACTGATATCAAAGTGTTGCCTGAATCCATCACCAAGCTCTACAATTTGCAAACATTGATATTCCTTCGGTGCTATTCACTTAAGGAGGTTCCTAGAAATAAAATATGCAATTTGATTAGCTTGAGGCATATTGAATTTGATGACGATGACCATATGCCATCTATGATGGGGAGTTTAACCTGTCTCCAAACACTGCGATTATTTGTTGTGGGTCCAAATAGGGGAGGTAGCATTCAAGAACTCGAATTCTTAAACCAGCTAAGCGGGGAGTTGGAGATAAAGTATCTTGAGGAGGTGAGAGACAAAGAAGAAGCTAAGAAATCAAATCTACAGGGGAAAACAAAATTAAAAGCCTTGCGATTTGTATGGAGTTATAGAGCGGTAATCAGCAGCAATGATGAGCAGGTGTTGGAAAGTCTTGAGCCTCACCCAAATATAGAGAGAATaagaatatataattatttgGGTGAAAAGTTTCCGCCGTGGCTGTATATGATGAAAATTCTGAGTGAAGGTGATTCTTTCATAGTATTTGATAAGTTGATGGAACTTCATTTGGTGGACTGTAAATGGTGTGATGAACTCCCTAGGTTGGGACATCTTCGTCATCTTAAAATGCTTGAAATAGGAGGAATGCATAAGATCAGCTGTATAGGGAATGAATTCTATAGCATTGACGGAAGAAACACAAGCCATGCAGGGAGACTGTTTCCAGCATTAGAGCAATTGTCTATTTATGATATGGAGAGTTTGGTTGAATGGAAGGCACCACCAGTAGATGAAGGAGGCGAATCATCTGTTTTTTCTTGCCTTGAAGAATTGTCCATATTTATTTGTCCTAGGTTGAGAAAAATTCCATTAAGCAATCTTTCATTGCTTCGACGTCTGAGTATCAAAGCTTGTAATGAATTATTATTTGATGAAGTACACTCCTTCCCATCTCTTAAAAGCATTACAATCGGAGAGTGTAGTAAATTAACATATCTTCCAAGTGGGCTGAAGTCCTCCACTTCTCTGGAATCATTGGAAATATATAGTTGCGAAGGGCTGACATCTATTTCCAAATATTTAGGCGAATTgcattatcttaataatttacaaaTAATGGAGTgccaaaattttagttattttccAGAGACCATATTAGCCGGCCTCAGCCTCACCCGATTGAGAAATTTACAAGTTGGTTCATTCTTGGAGGAGTTGGATTCTTTCCCTTTTCTGAATTCAATCCAAGAGCTCTCATCCCTTGAATGCTTAACTATATTTGGGGATCATGGAGGTAGAATTAAGTCCCTGCCAGATCAACTTCAATGCCTCACTGGTCTAAACTCACTGTCTATATGTTCTTTCAAAGGAGTAGAAGCTTTGCCAGAGTGGTTGGGCAACCTTTTGTCTCTTCAATTCCTTGAAATTTGGAATTGTGATAATTTGAAGTATTTACCTACAGCTACAGCCATGCAACGCCTCTCCAAATTAAGGAAACTGAACATTTTTGGATGTTCGGTTCCTAGGGAAAATTGTGCCAAGGGGAGTGGCTCTGAGTGGTCCAAGATTTGTCATATACCAGATACAAATATAT gGTGA